CAATCATGATGCCGAGACTGCCGAAGTTGGCAAAGCCACACATCGCATAAGTCATAATAATTTTCGAGCGCTCGCTCAGCGCATCGGCGGGGAGTTGGGAAAACTGAAAGTACGCGATGAGTTCGTTGAGGACTGTTTTCACCCCCATCAACCCACCTGCCGTCTGTGCCTCGGCCCAAGGGATTCCGATCAACCACGTCACCGGCGCCATGATCCAGCCGAGAACGCGTTCGAGTTTTAACGGCTCCCCTGCCACATCCGGCAACAATCCCAAAATCATATTCGCCAAAGAGATCAACGCGACCAGCACCACTAACATCGCAATCACGTTGATCAGGATTTGCACCCCATCGAAAGTACCCCGCGTGATGGCGTCGATGGAACTCGTGGCCTCGGACTTGGGCATCTCCAATTCCTGCCCCAGAGCGTCATCCCCCGGAATCAACAACTTGGCGACAACAATGGCGGCGGGCGCATTGATCAAAGACGCGGTCACCAAATGCCCCGCCGGATCAGGAATAACGCCAGAGAGAAAACTCGCATATAGAACCAATACCGTCCCCGCGATGGTCGCCATACCCGTCGTCATGACCAGAAACATTTCGCTGCGGCTTAACTTCGCCATGTAGGGTTTGATGAACAATGGCGCTTCG
The Rhodospirillaceae bacterium genome window above contains:
- a CDS encoding nucleoside:proton symporter — encoded protein: MSTLQPLLGLTLLLALAWTLSEDRARTPWRTVIIGVGLQITLAVLLLKLPASREVFHAIGAGVLALQDATKAGTSLVFGFVGGGVLPFKEPYPGAAFVLAFQALPLILVVSALTALLYYWRVLPVVVRLFARGLEKSLGISGAGGVAAAANVFVGMIEAPLFIKPYMAKLSRSEMFLVMTTGMATIAGTVLVLYASFLSGVIPDPAGHLVTASLINAPAAIVVAKLLIPGDDALGQELEMPKSEATSSIDAITRGTFDGVQILINVIAMLVVLVALISLANMILGLLPDVAGEPLKLERVLGWIMAPVTWLIGIPWAEAQTAGGLMGVKTVLNELIAYFQFSQLPADALSERSKIIMTYAMCGFANFGSLGIMIGGLASVVPEKRQEIVGLGMKSILSGTLATLMTGAVVGIVY